The genomic DNA GTACTGGTCTCAAACGTTTTTCTTCagtagcacatgatgtcaatttagTCAATTATGTGAGAGGATGATATACGGCACATATGTGTGGGcaccactgtgattgacagctggtctCATCCAATATGtcctttttgtatttaaaattgttaaatatCTTTTCTCAAACATCTCCGACGGGCGTCAGAAGTTTGTGAGACAGACTTCTTGACCTACGAGGGAACATTTGGAGGCACTCTCTCTGGGAGTCTCAACACCCACAGGGGCCCTTTCAATGTAGAACTCGAGGGTCGGGGCACCTCCGAGCTCCAGTCGTGTTTCGGCAAGCTGAAGAAAGAAGAGCTGGACGTGAGCATGCTCTCGGAGTTGTGTGACTCCGGCAACAGGTCagattgttaaaaaataaataaacactgcagcttCTCCTGAAGAAGGTGCCGACGAGGTGTCAGAACAACAGATTAGgattgtactgtactgtattgactttttttttacccagacTGGTGAACATGCAGCACAAGCTGATGCAGCAGTTGGAAAAGAAAACTGCGGTGCTGACACTAGTGAAGGAGCGGATCCTCACCACCAGCTCCTGCTCTGTCACTCAGACGAAAGCGGAGCAGTGCACATTTCAGGGGGTCTTTGGTCTGTTGGCCATTTTGGGGAGCGCTATCAAAGTGAGTGTGGTTTTAAGAGGTCCTGAATTactgacagtgatgatgagatTGCAGCGTGTAACATATTGATGACCCCTAACCCCCTTTTTTATACCAAGAATGTCAGGCAAATCCGTTGGCCTTTACATACAAGAAACTCATGACTCTTCACAACTCTCTTCAGTCTTACACTCTTCCACTCTTCCACTCTTCCAAAGCTTTCCAAAGCCCAAAGCCCTTTTGGCTATTAATGGAGCTTCTCCACTATACAGTCCTAGCACGACTTGGCTCAGCTCAACTCAGGTCATTACTCCATAGTACTGTACCTCCTCGACGTGTGCAGGGTCGTCATAGCACTGCTGCACTAaaaactgccgtgacgttgttttatatgcaacgtaaacacacacaccatactcctctgttaaatattgagattaaaGAAATTTCTCTGCTAAATGTTAGAGACAAAAGCattttttcaggattttttacctcttttttacggacctacagttcggcattgttcggtttgattcctgcgTCTGATgccgcgctcatgactcttcgcttgcttggaacctcgcaagagcaggtactaaaaaaaaacaccaggtaccagatgctatcactaatggaaaagcataAAAGAAAACGTGTAGAATCGAGCCgtgccgagtagtgctagaactgtgtcgTCTGCTTCAAAGTGTGAAATGCAAGTGAGTTTGGGCTGCAGAAGAAATatagcctctgtaaagcaagatCCTTGTCTAAAATGTCACTCAATGAACCGTAAAAAGatcataataaaatgttgtttggtGGAATGTCTGTGAGTGCAGTCCTTAAAACTTAAGTCATTTCTTATTGTTTCCCCTATTTGTTTGTGAAGGACAGAAACAAGATCAAGACGGAggttaatgtttgtttgaagaTTCCTTCTGACACGGTCATTGCGTACAGTGTCCTGGAACTGAGGATCAAAAATGACGGACATtttggtaagtgtgtgtgtgtgtgtgtgacaccctCTAGATAAACCGTGCATGGAGAAATCTTTACTTAACATATGTGCTCCAATTATGTATTTTGATTGTGTCATTTCTAATGTGCGTCCACTTTACCACGGCTCTCTGTGTTGATCTgaggtgttttgtgtgtttccagatTTATGCCTACAACCTGGCACAATTGGGGGCTTTGAGGCAGTCCACGAGTCCAGCGCCGATGTGGTGGATGCTAAGTATAATTGGGCGAGTTCTTCAGAGGAAGTCTCGGCTGAACAGCTAAATGGTTCTTCTCctttcatatactgtacacatgcaAATAGTAATGAAACCCTTTACTTTCTATGTTTCCTGAGGAAGTAAATCGATAGTGGAGAAGTGACGTTCCCTTTCTCCCTCACACAGATCGTTTGTTCTACAGTATTACCATTGATTTTATCTGCCTCGGTGTTGATAACTAtccaatgaaaatgaatgtggaATTATTGCCTAAAGTACAAAAGCTAACcctaagtaaaagaaaaagcgAGTATacaattatacaaacatactaatGGGTAGTGCACTATGTTGCAAACTGGACATTTAATATACTggaaaaatgctaatttttaaatgttgagACTAAATTTGGAGACAGAAGAAGTCTGGTGCCCTACTTTAAAATGCCATTTTAAGTCGTTTTCAGGCCGGATGTCCTCTTATGCATCCATCGTGTCATAGGAGGATGGCAGACACTCATACCAGCTCACACCGTGGTAGCTTCAGTTCAAGATTTGATGCAGCGTCTCTTTGTCTCGTAAAGGATCACAGGACATGGATCTGTCTCTACTGGCAGATCTCCCCCACTCAACTCAACAAGTCTTGTTCCAGATGCTCAGAGAGATGATGCAGGACAGAGCTGCTCTGTCATATCTGCAGTGTGAGGTGAGTGACAGAGGCAATATCCTGACATTAGTGCTCCACTTCTTATCGTCAGTGTTTGGCCTGAATGAGCTCATCCCTACAGGACAATTGTGTTGTAAGTAAACTGGGGTCATTTCCTTAAAGACGTACAGTTTGGTACTTTATGCAATATTTGTTTCGATTGTCAGAAGTTGTGAAGGGtactaaaataaacagtttataTCATCCCACTAGTTCCTAACACTGTGGTCCGGTAGGGTGGAGCAACTATAGATTGTAGTCCACTGGTTGGTCAATGGAGAATCATCAGAATTGTCGAAAGAACACAAATTGCTGGATGGCGTCCACTGTTGCCCTGtatttaatattgtaatatGTCGTGTTCTTCTTTGTTGAATCAATTGGTAGGGTACACTGTGTCAGAGGTCCCCTTTACACCCGGCATTAATATACGTTTTCATTGATCGGCTTGCAGTCGGGTAGCGCCTTACTTGTAAGTACAAGTGTAAAATAACAGCGAGGACCGATTGTTATCCGATCTGCGAAACCACTTCTGGAGGTGGTCAGAGACACACTGTGATCAGATCGAACAGAAGTGTCTCCAATACGCTACGCCACAACTACGTGAGTGGACATTTGTTGCTGTCTCCGAGCACAGCCATGAGCCACAGAGTCATGCCACTGaagttgttgttgatatggcagcACACAGAGTGGGAGGTACCAAGAGGATGACTgtgatcttgatgtggacaccggaGACCCATGTTAATACAACGtctaaatgcatgtggtgatcCGATTGCTGGAAAATGcgttctaatgccaggtgtgaaggGGTCTAAACTGGTATGATATTACATATACGCATCTATACAACCCACAATGGAAATTCAATCCAGATCAGGGTatactgttccaaactgaactgtgGCAACCTGAAGTGCTTAGTTCTATAGTGTCTCAAACCCAAAGACAAAtactctgtgttgttttgaactTCCTCCTCTGATTATACATTGTCAGCTGGAGGAATTGTGTAGTGCTGAAACACCCATGAAAGAGGAGCTGGTGAAAGGTCCGAGGTCAGTGTCAGCTCACCTGAACCAACCCAGCTTGGACTCACTCAGTCTTACTGAGTGCAACCATTCCCCCAGTGCTGCTCACCTGAACGCAATTCACCTGTTGGTCAGTGCTATGGAAGGTGGGAGGAAACATTTTGCTCATAGTATAAAAAGCCGTGCTCTGTAAAATCAGTGTTCCAATCACttcaatcttgtttttttttttttttccagaattgcCCAATGAAACACTGAACCTCCTCAGCAAGAGTTCAGTTGATTTTCTTGGGGCCTTCAACACACTGGTTTGTTAACTTCTTTGTTTATTGTATTGTTCAATTATTACCTCACTTATTTGTCACAGGGAAACAAATCTATTGTTAAGAAATGttacaaattcaattcaaattcatgACCAGCTACCACCTTTAAATGCACGACTTTCTGACAAAGAGCCTCATATCTATATGCTCATCGATGTGTTTCTGCAGATGTGCAAGTTAAAGGAGAGCAGCGGGCCTCTCCCTGTCCAGTGTCTTCCCGTCCTGCTGCAGGACGTCCAAGGTTTCCAGCTGGCAGAGCAGTTGCTCGGCTCCATCGACGTGACCCTGAAGAGAAACACGGACAGTCTGTGGATAGAGAAACGAGATGAAGTTCTCCCTCTGCTTCTCAGCCTCAGCACAAAAGGCCTGTTCCTGCTGTGCCATGGGCTGAACTAGAAGCCTTTTCTATCGTTTCTTTAACTATATTCTTtcaatttctttctttattaacTGAATCGAAGCTGAACCAAAGTCTGTTAGACATATTATAACTGTTTTTAATATTGctttatatttgtattcatatttatacAGAGAATATTGTCATGTCCCCtacatatattcatttatttttatagcttAAAGCAAGAATTTAAATGCTTAATTAATTATATACATGCTATATATgctttattcatgttttatacGTGATAAGGCCTTTGAGAGAAATCTATCCTGCCTGTTATAATTGTATCATGATCAGTTGTTCTCAGTGCAGTCTAAAGCACTTTTGTTTACCTTGGTCAAGTATTTGAATGTCAGATATTTcaaattttttaaataaaacatgaaattgtaATGCATGCCAGGAGTACGCACACAtctgttgacattttatggtaCTATGAAGTGCAACTCACCGACTTGCCACGAGTTTAACGCTGcccttatttttttcttgaaattCACTGTTACGTAACAGAGATAGATATTTAACATTCCCTTTAATACTGCCACCGAATATTACAAATGCTGCTTTATATGAAGATGAAGAACTCtattttttaatgcatgttaCAAGACACGTGTATGTAAGCTGTAGTGTAATGTTTAAAATGCCACCGGCCCTTGGAACGGTCATTATTTGTAAGGTATCATCATAATgtattgtttgaaaacaaaaagctttatTAATCGTGTAATATTTGCATGTTTACAGTCCACatgttatacatatatatttttattgctttttttacaCATCAATTTCTCAATTGAATGTTTGCTCCTCTATTTTGCACACTGTTCTTTCTTGACTGTTTGTGATGACTGCTCAACAATGagtttaaataaagctttttattattattgaattgaacagaattatttgtgtttatactAATTAAAAAGAGAACTATTTTAAAAACCTATTTATCTTGTCAATAATACTACagtgtaaatgtaatataaatgctatatttaattgaaaatacTGCTCAAGacagtcctttattagtcccacggTGGGGACATTTACAATTGTCACAGcaacaaagacagtaaagataaaggtaataaataatccacatgcatttccacatcaTGTGAAAGTACACTATAGAAAAATATACACtataaaaggtcaaatagaaTGTACATTGTATACATTAAGTTatcagaatatatacagtatgggcttaatatttacagtataaatagaATTGAACATGAgatattgtataaacatgataCCTAATAACGTGTGGactaaattaatgaatgaatgagttagacttttaaaatgtaagtaTACTTCACTGCCGCTTGGGGTCGCTGTTGTCGCTCACTGATGACGTCACTCTTCTGCGACCCGAGTGTGTGAGCCTCGTCGAacgataacaacaacagcacgaCGAGAGCGAATTggaaacaaaaactcagaaaCTCTCGCTTCCACAGGGACGACGCTGAGAGAAAAATGACCATATGTAACTTTTTTCTTCAAGGTCGTTGTCGATACGGCGATAAGTGTTGGAATGAACAcccgagaggaggaggaggaggaggaggaaacagaggtggtggtggtggtggaggataTAACAACCGATCCACAAATCAACAGCAGtccagaggaggtggaggtaaCATTTAGTTTCATATATGTACAATTACCTTCTCCGAGCGTCGTCTTTTAGGACCAGAACTCGTTTCTCTTTCCCCATACAATGAATAACTAGGTTTTTAGCTAACACACGTGGTACTTAACTTAATAAAAGATAGATGAACATAATAACCGCAAAATATTGAATTGATAATATGAGAACAGCAAGCATTGTCTGTAAACAAAGATACCAAAAGAACCACTACCAGTGAAAATAGAGCCAAAAATAATACACTTTGACATACCACAgtttgctgttattttactcacacatactgtataatttgtttatttttgcccATAATCAGATTTGGCTGTATTGGTCACAGATGTGTgagatttgaaataaaaaaaacaaaactacagttTACCATTACTCGCAGTTTAGAGTTTGAAACAAGGACAACGAAAACTGAACAGCTTATGTCTTGGGACATAAAAGAGAACACAAGCTAAAACTCTTCATTTTGGATGGTCAGGCATGTTGTTTATTGTCCTATACAAAGAAGGTACAGAAGTGCaattggtgttttttgtttagcaTTGGTGGGAActggttttcatgtgtttcaggGTTTGCTAACAGAGTTTGGGTGAATCCTGACCACCAAAAAGGAAGCTACATCAAGGCTTCATCCTTCTCATCTCACGGTGGTGATGACTGGGGCCAAGGAGGACAAGGAGGGGCTGACTGGGGCAGAGGAGGCGGAGGGAATGACtggggcagaggaggaggaggaggaggaggaagaggaagagataaTGTAAAAAGCTACGAATTTGGCTATTCCTCTCAGAACAGATTTTCAGCACTTGATACTCCCACCACATTcgatagaggaggaggaagaagagaaggaggaaaacCTGGCAATGAAGAGGATGACAAACAAGTGTGAGTTGCTCTTTGttttagacatttaaaatgaataatctGCCATTGTGAAAAGTTACTTTATGAAATGTCTGTTTTGTAATCACCCAGGGACATCATTCAGAAGGACATGGAGGCTTGGGAGAGTTCGAGACAGTGGTGCCTCTCTTGTTACTCGAACTCCTTGGCACCTTTATCTGGTCTGTATCATGTTTTTGCACATTCAtggtttcttttgttatttgtagCGATGTTACTTGCAGTAGTCttactgattaatcgattacatCAATCACCAAgatatttgatttttgttttcctcaggtTTCACTGATGTCTCTCCAGAAGAGCTCAGGCTGGAGTTTTACTCCACAAGAGCCTCAGGAGATGTGCAGGGCTATGTAAGTGAACTTTTACTCTTTTGCTCATGAATGTCTGTCTTCAGTTGGAAAGtcaatattgttattatctttGTCACATGATCTTTAAATAATATAGTCTCATCTTTTTAGATTAATGGTGTCAATCAGTTGCTCAACCAGTGGAGAAGCAGAATCCAGGAACTGAAGGTTATGAATCCAGCCACACGCACAGCATTGGTGAGAAACACATATACATCAATAAGGAGAGTGTAGAAGGTGGAGAAAGCACGTTTTCATCCTTTGTgttatgtgaaggccaccatagttgcTTAATGCACCAGGGAAAGGGAGCGGTGAGAGAAGGTGTTGTCTGTTACAAGATGCAGTCTCAGATGACACTAATTcatacacactggtcctttaaatgATGTGAACCTGTTTTGATATTAAGTGTGTTTACTTTCTTTACAGCTTGCAGAGTTAAAAAACCCAGTTCCTCAGGCGTCTTCAAGTGGCTTTGGTACAATGCCAGCAACCGGTTTTGGATCCACGACATCAGACTTTGGAAGCAAAGGTAACTTGGACTAAGTTGACTagaacagataaataaaaatctacattttagGAAATACTCTTAATTTCTATAGTTGCAAAGTAAAACATATAGATATGGTTTATGCTTCAAAGGAagccacattttttttgcagattaaAAGGTCAAAGCCATGATGTACAAAGCTGTACATCATGGCCATGATGTACAAAGCTGTAAATGCACTTTACTAGCCCATTATTGTCCTGTCTGAATTTACTGATCAGATAATCAAACTCACATTGACCACTCTGTTTTTATATCTCTGATATAGGCTTTGGTTCTGCAGCACCAGTGCAGGCCAGCAGTTTTAGCTTTGCTGCTACAAGCGGTGGATTTGGTGCACCATCATCTTCGGCAGGATTTGGTAGTgccacagcagctcctgcacaACCTCCTTCGGGATTTGGTTCCACCTCCGCGTCGTCAGCTTCAACGTTCTCCTTCGCTGCGGACACCAACAAACCAGCAGCCACCTCAGGATTCGGCTCGGCCTCTGGGTTCAGCTTCTCCTCTTCAGCGAATACCGGTGGAGGGTTTGGGAGTGGTTTTGGGTCTGGTgcgcctgcagcagcagcagcagcagcagcagcaggaggtaGCAGCATTTTTGCACAGAAGAGCGGGGGATTTGGAAcaccagctgcagcagcagcagctggatcTGCTGGTGAGGCATTGGACAGTCTGTTTTCACCCGAAAGCAATCTGACTCCAGAGGAGCTGAGTCAGTTCAAGGCTAAAAGGTTCACACTCGGTCAGATTCCTTTAAAACCACCTCCAGCTAACATGCTGATAATATGATACAACTCAAATAAAGAGATGTAGTTTATGCAGACGTGATGTGTTATTGAATATAGTTTTTGTTAtcctaattatttttttaaatacagcagagagagaacagcTATACACTATATacgtttttgtattttgtgaagTATTTCTTTTGTTACAAAATTCTATTTCTGGGTTTTATAATGGCCTGGATACTTTGAACCTAATTCAGCAAAAGTTGTGTATGTTCATGAGTGTTTTAGGATAAAGGTCATGACATAAACCATCATGACAACAAttaattaaaagcttttttgtattttgttggaAACCTTGACTTGTTCAAAATCCATACTCTAATCTACAAATGTATTTCATAACTGACTATGTTTGACTATCAAGGTTTGCTGGAGTAATTAATTGTTTGTTCATCAATTGCTATCTTAACTGACACACATGGTTTAAAAGTTGGTTAA from Solea senegalensis isolate Sse05_10M linkage group LG20, IFAPA_SoseM_1, whole genome shotgun sequence includes the following:
- the LOC122785981 gene encoding gasdermin-E-like, which translates into the protein MFCKATAHFVQHIEPDGSLIHVSGPNDSRKLILMALVVKRNRFWFWQRPKYQPTDFTLSDLLLGDKELTPEVCETDFLTYEGTFGGTLSGSLNTHRGPFNVELEGRGTSELQSCFGKLKKEELDVSMLSELCDSGNRLVNMQHKLMQQLEKKTAVLTLVKERILTTSSCSVTQTKAEQCTFQGVFGLLAILGSAIKDRNKIKTEVNVCLKIPSDTVIAYSVLELRIKNDGHFDLCLQPGTIGGFEAVHESSADVVDAKYNWASSSEEVSAEQLNGSQDMDLSLLADLPHSTQQVLFQMLREMMQDRAALSYLQCELEELCSAETPMKEELVKGPRSVSAHLNQPSLDSLSLTECNHSPSAAHLNAIHLLVSAMEELPNETLNLLSKSSVDFLGAFNTLMCKLKESSGPLPVQCLPVLLQDVQGFQLAEQLLGSIDVTLKRNTDSLWIEKRDEVLPLLLSLSTKGLFLLCHGLN
- the nup42 gene encoding nucleoporin NUP42 translates to MTICNFFLQGRCRYGDKCWNEHPRGGGGGGGNRGGGGGGGYNNRSTNQQQSRGGGGFANRVWVNPDHQKGSYIKASSFSSHGGDDWGQGGQGGADWGRGGGGNDWGRGGGGGGGRGRDNVKSYEFGYSSQNRFSALDTPTTFDRGGGRREGGKPGNEEDDKQVDIIQKDMEAWESSRQWCLSCYSNSLAPLSGFTDVSPEELRLEFYSTRASGDVQGYINGVNQLLNQWRSRIQELKVMNPATRTALLAELKNPVPQASSSGFGTMPATGFGSTTSDFGSKGFGSAAPVQASSFSFAATSGGFGAPSSSAGFGSATAAPAQPPSGFGSTSASSASTFSFAADTNKPAATSGFGSASGFSFSSSANTGGGFGSGFGSGAPAAAAAAAAAGGSSIFAQKSGGFGTPAAAAAAGSAGEALDSLFSPESNLTPEELSQFKAKRFTLGQIPLKPPPANMLII